One Streptomyces sp. NBC_00102 DNA segment encodes these proteins:
- the sucD gene encoding succinate--CoA ligase subunit alpha, whose protein sequence is MAIFLTKDSKVIVQGMTGATGMKHTKLMLADGTNIVGGVNPRKAGTTVDFDGTEVPVFGSVAEAMEKTGADVSVLFVPPAFAKAAVVEAIDAEIPLAVVITEGIAVHDSAAFWAYAGSKGNKTRIIGPNCPGLITPGQSNAGIIPGDITKPGRIGLVSKSGTLTYQMMYELRDIGFSSAVGIGGDPVIGTTHIDALAAFEADPETDLIVMIGEIGGDAEERAADFIAKNVTKPVVGYVAGFTAPEGKTMGHAGAIVSGSSGTAAAKKEALEAAGVKVGKTPTETAKLAREILGA, encoded by the coding sequence ATGGCTATCTTCCTCACCAAGGACAGCAAGGTCATCGTCCAGGGGATGACCGGCGCCACGGGCATGAAGCACACCAAGCTCATGCTGGCCGACGGCACCAACATCGTCGGCGGCGTGAACCCGCGCAAGGCCGGCACGACCGTCGACTTCGACGGCACCGAGGTACCGGTCTTCGGCTCCGTCGCCGAGGCGATGGAGAAGACGGGCGCCGACGTGTCCGTCCTCTTCGTGCCGCCGGCCTTCGCGAAGGCCGCCGTCGTCGAGGCGATCGACGCCGAGATCCCCCTCGCCGTCGTCATCACCGAGGGCATCGCCGTCCACGACTCCGCCGCCTTCTGGGCGTACGCGGGCTCGAAGGGCAACAAGACCCGGATCATCGGCCCGAACTGCCCGGGTCTGATCACCCCCGGCCAGTCCAACGCCGGCATCATCCCGGGCGACATCACCAAGCCCGGCCGCATCGGTCTCGTGTCCAAGTCCGGCACGCTGACCTACCAGATGATGTACGAGCTCCGTGACATCGGATTCTCCTCCGCCGTCGGCATCGGTGGCGACCCGGTCATCGGCACCACGCACATCGACGCCCTCGCGGCGTTCGAGGCGGACCCCGAGACCGACCTCATCGTCATGATCGGCGAGATCGGTGGCGACGCCGAGGAGCGTGCCGCCGACTTCATCGCGAAGAACGTCACGAAGCCGGTCGTCGGCTACGTCGCCGGCTTCACCGCGCCCGAGGGCAAGACCATGGGCCACGCGGGCGCCATCGTCTCCGGCTCCTCCGGCACCGCCGCCGCGAAGAAGGAGGCCCTCGAGGCCGCCGGCGTGAAGGTCGGCAAGACGCCGACCGAGACCGCCAAGCTGGCGCGCGAGATCCTCGGCGCCTGA